Part of the Carnobacterium pleistocenium FTR1 genome is shown below.
GCCCACTCTAGGATATAAAAAATTAAAAGAGATTAAGCCAATTCACTTGAAAAAAATCGTGGACGATCAAACTAGATATGACGGAAAAAAACAACCTCTATCTAGGTCTAGCCAAACAAAAAGATTTTCAGCTATTAAATCTGTTTTTAAATTTGCAAACGACTACCAATTTTTAAACAATAACCCGCTTGATAAAGTTAGTCTTGCGAAAAATAGATCTTTAGAAATAAAAGGTGTAGGTTATTATACTCTAGAAGAAATTCCTTTGTTGATTAAGGCGTTAGATAACGAACGAGAAGAACTACAATTGATTGTGCTCATCGCATTAGTAACAGGTGCACGTAGAGGTGAGATAGCTGCTTTAGAAAGCAAACATATTAATAGTCAAACTAACTCAATTACATTTGAACAAATGATCATTGACGAAAAAAGCAAAGGCGCGACATTACACCACACAACTAAAACTGGAGTTGCAAAAACTGTTTCTGTTCCTCAAGACTTAATAACTAAAATCAAGTTATTTGACGATAAACGCAAACATGACCTAGCAGCTGTTTCTATAAAGCCTAAGAGAGATTTTTTATTTTGTAATGCAAACGGAGATGCGAAGTTAGCAAGTGGGATTTCGAGGATATGGAAACGATTTTTAAAAAGAAATAACTTGAGACATATTCGATTCCATGATTTAAGACATACCAACGCCTCTTGGTTGCTCTCTCAAAATGTAAATATTAAAGTTATTCAAGAACGTTTAGGACATAGCGACATTCAAACTTCTATGAATGTCTATACTCATGTTCAAAAAGAAATGGATCAAAATGCATCTGCTACTTTCGATGCTTTTTTCAAGTAATTTTACGTTTATGCCCTTTTCCTGCCCTAAACGAAAAAAAACCACTGACATATAGCGTTATAAACGCTTATGCAACAGTGGTTTTAAGTGTTACTGACTGAATTGTGCCTCATACAATCTTTTATATGTGCCAGCAGTTGCCATTAATTCTTGGTGACTGCCTTGTTCAGCTATCCCATCTTCATCTACCACAATAATACGCGTAGCGTGCTTGATAGTCGCTAATCGATGGGCGATAATTAATGTCGTACGGCCTTTTGCTAATGAATTTAGCGATTCTTGGATCACTTGTTCTGTCTCAGTATCCAAAGCAGAAGTTGCTTCGTCTAATATTAAAATAGGCGGATTCTTCAAAAACATCCGCGCAATAGATAATCGTTGTTTTTGTCCACCAGATAATTTCACACCTCTTTCACCAATGATCGTATCTAGCCCGTTAGGCATATCCTTTACAACTTTTTCTAAATGAGCCAATCGGATGGCTTCACTGATTTCTACTTCACTTGCATCCAGTTTCCCATAAGCAACATTTTCCCTGATACTCCCTGGGAAAAGGTAGACATCTTGTTGAACTACGCCAACTTGATTCCGCAATGACTGCATAGTCATATCTTGAATATTAATGCCATCAATGGTTATGTCACCCTCACTCACTTCATAAAAACGAGGCAACAAATTACAAATAGTCGTCTTCCCTGCGCCACTTGGTCCAACAAAGGCAACCGTTTCACCCGCACGAATGGATAAATTGATTTGATCTAACACTTTTTTTGATGAATCATACCAAAGGGACACATTGCTATATTTAATATCACCTTTCAAGCGGTCTACTTCAATCGCATTTTCCTTGTCTTGAATAGCCGGTTTTTTATCCAATTCTTCTGTTAACCGTTTGAAGCCAGCAATTCCTTTAGGGTAACTTTCAATCATGGTATTGATTTTTTCGATTGGTCGAACAAATATATTGGCTAATAAGATAAAGCCTACAAAATCGCCATAACTGATTTCACCTTGTATCGTATAGTACGCACCAAAAAACAAAGCAAATAAATTAATTAAGCGAATCAGAAAATAATTATAAGAAGAACTGATGGCCATCATTTTATAAAACAAGATTTTTGACTTTCGATAAGCTTGGTTCAACACTTCAAACTTGCCAGCTTCATGCTCTTCGTTAGCAAAAGCTTGAATAACACGTATCCCGCTGACAGAAGCTTCAATACCCGCATTAAATTCTCCTAAATCATTAAAAATCTTTGTATTGATCTTAGTCATTCGTTTATTAAAAAAGACTAATGCGATCGTGATAAAAGGAACCATCACAAATGTTGCTAAAGCCAATTGAACATGAACCGTTAACATTAATAAGAAAGCCCCAAACAAAGTAATAAAAGTGATAAAGACATCCTCTGGACCATGATGGGCTACTTCAGATATTTCAAATAAGTCGGTAGTCAAACGTGTCATTAATTTACCGGTTTTTTGATTATCGTAATAACTAAACGGTTGTTCTTGCAAATGTCCATACAATTCACGGCGCATATCTGTTTCCATATTTACTCCTAGTTTGTGGCCAAAATAAACGACAACATACTGCAAAGCAGTATTCACGAAATACAAAAAGAGCAAAGATAATGAAATCGTCACAATCAATGTCCAATTTGCTGAAGGCAATAAATCATCGATTACGCGATTGACCACCACTGGAAAAGACAGTTCTAAAATGGCTGCGAGTATGGCACAACCAAAATCTAAAATAAATAGTTTCTTATAAGGCTTATAATAACTAAAAAAGCGTTTTAACATAGCTTCCTCCAAACATAATTATTTATTTTTCAATCCATTTAATAAGTCTACTTTTGCTTCTTTGTTTGAACAAACTCCATTAAAATCACTACATGATTGAACTGCTCATCTTTTGCGGCGTAGACAAATGTTACTGGCGAGTGCTGCAATTCTTCAAAAACATGTTTGATAAAGACTTCTGAATGGGGGTTGGATTCTAATTCAGCCCAATAAGCTTGTTTAAACCAATCAAATTTTTGTGGTTGATGGTTAAATTCTTTACGGATCTCAGTCGTTGGAGTAATTTCCTTTGCCCAAATATCTACAGTCGCTTTTTGTTTCGATACTCCTCTAGGCCATATTCGGTCTACTAACATACGATAGCCATCTTCTTTTTCACTTTTTTCATAAACGCGTTTCATTGTTAATGGATAATTGCTCATCTTTGTTCGCCCCCTTTATCTAACTAAAAATAAAACTCTACTAAGGAAAATTCTATCCTTAGTAGAGCATAAAGTAAACTGATTTGTTAAAGGTCACTTAACCACTAATTTATCTACACTAGCAAAAGATAATACAAAATTAGAGATCTTCATCAATAAAGCTAATCGATTATTACGAATAGCTTCATTGTCAGTCATGACCATATTTTCATTGAAAAATTCTTCAATCAACGGTTGCAACTGTTCAAACGCTTCATAGTTTTTGGCGCTGTCGTCTTTGTCGATCGATTTTATGATCTCTTCAAACGTTTCATGCAAT
Proteins encoded:
- a CDS encoding DUF488 domain-containing protein, with translation MSNYPLTMKRVYEKSEKEDGYRMLVDRIWPRGVSKQKATVDIWAKEITPTTEIRKEFNHQPQKFDWFKQAYWAELESNPHSEVFIKHVFEELQHSPVTFVYAAKDEQFNHVVILMEFVQTKKQK
- a CDS encoding tyrosine-type recombinase/integrase, which codes for MGKRRLNGSIEAIEKDKYRLRVTVGYNPKGNPIRKSKTITAKSEKKAEKMLIDFIHLLEKDNYLSFTEMKFEDFVYKEWYPNYAKKEYSYHTSTGYKEELEHYFMPTLGYKKLKEIKPIHLKKIVDDQTRYDGKKQPLSRSSQTKRFSAIKSVFKFANDYQFLNNNPLDKVSLAKNRSLEIKGVGYYTLEEIPLLIKALDNEREELQLIVLIALVTGARRGEIAALESKHINSQTNSITFEQMIIDEKSKGATLHHTTKTGVAKTVSVPQDLITKIKLFDDKRKHDLAAVSIKPKRDFLFCNANGDAKLASGISRIWKRFLKRNNLRHIRFHDLRHTNASWLLSQNVNIKVIQERLGHSDIQTSMNVYTHVQKEMDQNASATFDAFFK
- a CDS encoding ABC transporter ATP-binding protein — protein: MLKRFFSYYKPYKKLFILDFGCAILAAILELSFPVVVNRVIDDLLPSANWTLIVTISLSLLFLYFVNTALQYVVVYFGHKLGVNMETDMRRELYGHLQEQPFSYYDNQKTGKLMTRLTTDLFEISEVAHHGPEDVFITFITLFGAFLLMLTVHVQLALATFVMVPFITIALVFFNKRMTKINTKIFNDLGEFNAGIEASVSGIRVIQAFANEEHEAGKFEVLNQAYRKSKILFYKMMAISSSYNYFLIRLINLFALFFGAYYTIQGEISYGDFVGFILLANIFVRPIEKINTMIESYPKGIAGFKRLTEELDKKPAIQDKENAIEVDRLKGDIKYSNVSLWYDSSKKVLDQINLSIRAGETVAFVGPSGAGKTTICNLLPRFYEVSEGDITIDGINIQDMTMQSLRNQVGVVQQDVYLFPGSIRENVAYGKLDASEVEISEAIRLAHLEKVVKDMPNGLDTIIGERGVKLSGGQKQRLSIARMFLKNPPILILDEATSALDTETEQVIQESLNSLAKGRTTLIIAHRLATIKHATRIIVVDEDGIAEQGSHQELMATAGTYKRLYEAQFSQ